From Carassius auratus strain Wakin chromosome 22, ASM336829v1, whole genome shotgun sequence, a single genomic window includes:
- the LOC113040115 gene encoding immediate early response gene 5 protein has translation MEYKVEAHRIMSISLGKIYNSRVQRGGIKLHKNLLVSLVLRSARQVYLSDYYSGACLNAAQSQREGNEWEEKFPPSTTECDRVQSPEEPQQDALPEKEREYRENDDAVKSDQVDCTSTLQQEQNQNSSLDSVTYVSSETRPETIIVPKESPSDSTEEAERDSTPEANGESHQPPEKHVCSNRKRSADETESGDSSKKRVKVGSSNAKEDEEAEEMDTSNVSNLITIFGSGFSGLLSKDGAKPESEAEDSGQICCDQMLKNLNPWSTAIVAF, from the coding sequence ATGGAATACAAAGTGGAAGCCCATCGGATTATGAGTATTTCCTTAGGGAAAATCTACAACTCGCGCGTTCAACGGGGCGGCATTAAACTGCATAAAAACCTCCTAGTTTCGCTGGTCCTTCGCAGCGCGCGTCAGGTCTATCTGAGCGACTACTACAGCGGCGCGTGTCTGAATGCTGCTCAGAGCCAGCGCGAAGGGAACGAATGGGAGGAGAAATTCCCGCCCTCCACAACCGAATGTGACCGAGTACAGAGCCCAGAGGAACCTCAACAAGACGCGCTGCCCGAGAAAGAGCGGGAATATCGCGAAAACGACGATGCGGTGAAATCAGACCAGGTGGATTGTACTTCCACTTTACAACAGGAGCAAAACCAAAACTCTTCGCTGGACTCTGTCACATATGTTTCCTCTGAAACACGGCCGGAAACCATTATCGTGCCCAAGGAGAGTCCCTCGGACAGTACAGAAGAAGCAGAACGCGACTCAACGCCAGAAGCGAACGGGGAATCACATCAACCACCCGAAAAGCATGTTTGTTCAAACAGGAAAAGAAGCGCGGATGAGACAGAAAGTGGCGATTCGTCTAAAAAAAGGGTCAAAGTTGGTTCCTCAAACGCTAAAGAGGACGAGGAAGCCGAAGAGATGGACACGAGTAACGTGTCCAACCTCATTACGATATTTGGTTCCGGTTTCTCAGGACTTCTCAGCAAAGACGGCGCTAAACCCGAGTCTGAAGCAGAGGATAGTGGACAAATCTGCTGCGACCAAATGCTGAAGAACCTAAACCCGTGGAGTACAGCGATAGTAGCTTTCTAA